A window from Drosophila nasuta strain 15112-1781.00 chromosome 3, ASM2355853v1, whole genome shotgun sequence encodes these proteins:
- the LOC132791949 gene encoding C-type lectin 37Db isoform X3 encodes MQKYIILAVIVAVQLFSTVDRTMATPSKAPAAGPVADCPNCVDESQYMPNKWTMPLLKLGEKRYYLGIFFKANWFKATQYCRYHGMHLASISSQEENDRLEKHIRDFGLGHEHFWISGTDLADEGNYFWMATGRPITFTNWNAGEPNNFRYENGEEENCLELWNRDGKGLKWNDSPCSFETYFVCEVQPV; translated from the exons atgcaaaaatatatcattttggCTGTGATAGTCGCTGTGCAGCTGTTCAGCACAGTGGACAGGACGATGGCGACGCCGAGCAAAGCACCAGCTGCAGGTCCTGTTGCTG attgCCCGAACTGCGTGGACGAGTCACAGTACATGCCGAATAAATGGACGATGCCGCTGCTGAAGCTGGGCGAGAAGCGTTACTACCTCGGCATCTTCTTCAAG GCAAATTGGTTCAAAGCCACGCAATATTGCCGCTACCATGGCATGCACTTGGCTAGCATTTCATCACAGGAAGAGAACGATAGACTGGAGAAACACATACGCGACTTTG GTTTGGGCCACGAGCATTTCTGGATATCCGGCACCGATCTGGCCGATGAGGGCAATTACTTTTGGATGGCCACTGGACGGCCGATAACATTCACCAATTGGAATGCCGGCGAGCCAAACAATTTCCGCTACGAGAACGGCGAAGAGGAGAATTGTCTGGAGCTGTGGAATCGCGATGGCAAAGGACTCAAATGGAACGATTCGCCCTGCAGTTTCGAGACTTATTTCGTTTGCGAGGTGCAGCCCGTTTaa